From one Spiroplasma endosymbiont of Lasioglossum villosulum genomic stretch:
- the ychF gene encoding redox-regulated ATPase YchF, translating to MLTAGIVGLPNVGKSTLFKAITNSQVLIENYPFATIKPNIGSVPVNDSRILNLIKIFNPQKVVPTILELHDIAGLVKGASKGEGLGNQFLANIRTVDAICEVIRCFDDINVTHVENKIDPINDFEIIELELMLADQEVISKRKEKVRKKSQITRDKQGIAEVALLEKINNELNNGIAIRNQKLSSEELLMIKPYNFLTAKPIIVIANINEKDLITKTNKYVEQLQQYMSKKNITVIVVCAKTECELSELEAEEKKEMFKELNIFESGIDQIVLATYKLLNLGTYFTVGPKEVHAWTFIKGMKAPECAGIIHTDFMKGFIRVKVYNYQDIELLGSEKNVQEKGKMRVEGKNYIVEDGDICHFLFNV from the coding sequence ATGTTAACTGCTGGTATCGTTGGTTTACCTAATGTAGGTAAATCAACATTATTTAAAGCCATAACCAATTCACAAGTATTAATTGAAAATTATCCTTTCGCTACTATAAAACCAAATATTGGTAGCGTTCCAGTCAATGATTCAAGAATTTTAAATTTAATAAAAATTTTTAATCCACAAAAAGTTGTACCAACAATTTTAGAATTACATGATATTGCTGGACTTGTCAAAGGCGCTAGTAAAGGTGAAGGATTAGGTAATCAATTTCTTGCCAATATTAGAACGGTTGATGCAATATGCGAAGTTATTCGTTGTTTTGATGATATTAATGTTACTCATGTTGAAAATAAAATTGATCCAATTAATGATTTTGAAATTATTGAATTGGAATTAATGTTAGCTGATCAAGAAGTAATAAGTAAACGAAAAGAAAAAGTTCGTAAAAAATCGCAAATAACTAGAGATAAACAAGGTATTGCTGAGGTAGCTTTATTAGAAAAAATTAATAATGAATTAAACAATGGTATTGCTATTCGCAATCAAAAGTTAAGTTCAGAAGAATTACTAATGATTAAACCTTATAATTTTTTAACTGCTAAACCAATAATTGTTATTGCTAATATTAATGAAAAAGATTTAATAACTAAAACTAATAAATATGTTGAACAATTACAACAATATATGAGCAAAAAAAATATTACTGTAATTGTTGTTTGTGCTAAGACAGAATGTGAACTTTCTGAATTAGAAGCAGAAGAAAAAAAAGAAATGTTTAAAGAGTTAAATATTTTTGAATCAGGAATTGATCAAATTGTATTAGCAACTTATAAACTATTAAATTTAGGTACTTATTTTACTGTTGGACCCAAAGAAGTTCATGCTTGAACTTTTATTAAAGGAATGAAAGCACCAGAGTGTGCTGGTATCATTCATACAGATTTCATGAAAGGTTTTATTAGAGTTAAAGTTTATAATTATCAAGATATAGAATTATTGGGTAGTGAAAAAAATGTTCAGGAAAAGGGAAAAATGAGAGTTGAAGGTAAAAATTATATAGTTGAAGATGGTGATATTTGTCATTTCCTTTTTAATGTTTAG
- a CDS encoding HD domain-containing protein has protein sequence MSSNNYKVTFIRDAIHKNINISEPVIQVLISCKEFQRLRWINQLGGVQIAFPNATYTRYVHSIGVYHILNRVLSEVEGSSLLTKEEKINIKIAGLLHDLGHGPFSHTFEKIINLNVNKKENFTHEDYTCAIINDNSTEINMILKQFNININAIIGILKKDYKNYPKYQIQLVSSQLDCDRIDYLMRDGYFTGVGYGSIDIDWIITNMIIDIKEGLVFSYKAISAIENYLITRFHMYSQVYYHKSGILFDLNLQKLFSRITELYFDKTYSFKVNIHDFIAIFEGKSVEIQTYLNWTDATLIKLMQDIINFENDNELVKISKVILFCFNWENELLLLTSQNNTNVIGVKQDLKNVLYYFKKDPIIIKTKNEEYITLEKISQILQDPIKAPNTIYFLKKK, from the coding sequence ATGTCAAGCAATAATTATAAAGTAACTTTTATTCGTGACGCTATACACAAAAATATTAATATCAGCGAACCCGTTATTCAGGTGTTAATATCTTGTAAAGAATTTCAAAGATTAAGATGAATTAATCAACTTGGTGGTGTCCAAATTGCTTTTCCTAATGCAACTTATACTAGATATGTTCATAGTATCGGTGTTTATCATATATTAAATCGTGTTCTTAGTGAAGTTGAAGGTTCTTCTTTATTAACTAAAGAGGAAAAAATAAACATTAAAATTGCTGGTTTATTACATGATTTAGGACATGGTCCTTTTTCACACACTTTTGAAAAAATCATAAACCTTAATGTTAATAAAAAAGAAAATTTTACTCATGAAGATTATACTTGTGCTATTATTAATGATAATAGTACTGAAATTAACATGATTTTAAAACAATTTAATATTAATATTAATGCTATTATTGGTATCCTTAAGAAGGATTATAAAAATTATCCTAAATATCAAATTCAATTGGTATCATCGCAATTAGATTGTGATCGTATTGATTATTTAATGCGTGATGGATATTTTACAGGAGTTGGTTATGGAAGTATTGATATTGATTGAATTATTACAAATATGATAATTGATATTAAAGAGGGTTTAGTTTTTTCATACAAGGCAATTTCTGCTATTGAAAATTATTTAATCACAAGGTTCCATATGTATTCTCAAGTTTATTATCATAAAAGTGGAATTCTTTTTGATCTTAATTTACAAAAATTATTTTCAAGAATAACTGAATTATATTTTGATAAAACTTATTCATTTAAAGTCAATATTCATGATTTTATTGCTATTTTTGAGGGAAAAAGCGTTGAAATACAAACATATTTAAATTGAACAGATGCTACTTTAATTAAGTTAATGCAAGATATTATTAATTTTGAAAACGATAATGAGTTAGTAAAAATATCAAAAGTAATTTTATTTTGTTTTAACTGAGAAAATGAATTGTTGTTATTAACAAGTCAAAATAACACTAATGTTATTGGGGTTAAACAAGATTTAAAAAATGTACTTTATTATTTTAAAAAAGATCCAATTATTATTAAAACAAAAAACGAAGAGTATATTACTTTAGAAAAAATCTCACAAATTTTGCAAGATCCAATTAAAGCACCAAATACAATTTATTTTTTAAAAAAGAAATAG
- the gltX gene encoding glutamate--tRNA ligase → MKIRVRYAPSPTGYLHIGGARTALFNYLFAKNNKGDFIVRIEDTDLERNIEDGISSQLDNLRWMGIIPDETIDLPGKYGPYKQTERLNIYIQHALILIKEKKAYYCFCTPQYLEEMRKKQADKNILAFQYDGTCSKLEQSVIEENLQNKISYAIRVKITTNKSYKIKDLVRGNVEFNSVDLGDYIIIKSNGVATYNFAVVIDDHLMEISHVFRGEEHLSNTPKQLVIYEYFNWKMPIFAHLTLIVNNKRKKLSKRDGSIIQFIHQYRKEGYLPEAIFNFIALLGWSSHEEKEIYTKEQLIKLFTPKYLSKAPSMFDPEKLVWMNNYYIKRLNVEQYLALVTPFIKEKYNWNSKTIEWWKEVLLIYQSQLEYGSQINELVSLFFKNNFKVNIEVKTFLNDNECNLVCTTFIKKIIDCKNWTSDNIKNIINEVKKETNVNGKLLFMPIRIITTGQMHGPDLVSTIKLLGYATIINNVKLNFKY, encoded by the coding sequence ATGAAAATTCGTGTACGATATGCACCTAGTCCTACTGGGTATTTACATATTGGTGGTGCTAGAACAGCATTATTTAATTATTTATTTGCAAAAAATAACAAAGGAGATTTTATAGTTAGAATTGAAGATACTGATTTAGAACGCAATATTGAAGATGGAATTAGTTCACAATTAGATAATTTACGTTGAATGGGAATAATTCCTGATGAAACTATTGATTTACCAGGTAAATATGGTCCTTATAAACAAACTGAACGTTTAAATATATATATTCAACATGCATTAATACTAATAAAAGAAAAAAAAGCATATTATTGTTTTTGTACACCTCAATATCTAGAAGAAATGCGTAAGAAACAAGCAGATAAAAATATTTTAGCTTTCCAGTATGATGGAACATGTTCAAAATTAGAGCAGTCTGTAATTGAAGAAAATTTACAAAATAAAATTTCATATGCTATTAGAGTTAAAATTACCACTAATAAAAGTTATAAAATTAAAGATTTAGTTCGTGGTAATGTTGAATTTAATTCAGTAGACTTAGGAGATTACATTATTATTAAATCAAATGGAGTGGCCACTTATAATTTCGCTGTTGTTATTGATGATCATTTAATGGAAATAAGTCATGTTTTTCGTGGTGAAGAACATTTGTCAAATACACCAAAACAATTAGTTATTTATGAGTATTTTAATTGGAAAATGCCAATTTTTGCCCACTTAACATTAATTGTTAATAATAAACGTAAAAAATTATCAAAACGTGATGGTAGCATTATCCAATTTATTCATCAATATCGTAAAGAAGGATATTTACCAGAAGCAATTTTTAATTTTATTGCTTTATTAGGATGAAGTTCGCATGAAGAAAAAGAAATTTATACTAAAGAACAATTAATTAAATTATTTACCCCAAAATATTTAAGTAAAGCACCAAGCATGTTTGATCCAGAAAAATTAGTGTGAATGAATAATTATTATATTAAAAGATTAAATGTTGAACAATACTTAGCTTTAGTAACACCTTTTATTAAAGAAAAATATAATTGAAATAGCAAAACTATTGAATGATGAAAAGAAGTATTATTAATTTATCAATCACAGTTAGAATATGGTAGTCAAATTAATGAATTGGTAAGTTTATTTTTTAAAAATAATTTTAAGGTAAATATAGAAGTAAAGACTTTTTTGAATGATAATGAATGTAACTTAGTTTGTACAACATTTATTAAAAAGATTATTGATTGTAAAAATTGAACTAGTGATAATATTAAAAACATTATTAATGAAGTTAAAAAAGAAACTAATGTTAACGGCAAATTATTATTTATGCCAATTAGAATTATTACGACAGGACAAATGCATGGACCTGATTTAGTTAGCACCATTAAACTATTAGGTTATGCTACCATTATTAATAATGTGAAATTAAATTTTAAATATTAA